The nucleotide window GCCGGTTCCCTGGTGACCGCGTTTGAGCTCTCCGACGGCCGCAAGAAGGAGCTCACCGACAAGCTGGAAAAGCAGACCGGCAAGAAACTCGATCTGGATTTCGCCACCGATGCGGATATCCTCGGCGGCGTCGTGCTCAAAGTTGGCGACAAAGTGCTGGACGCGAGCCTCCGCGCTCAGCTCGACATTTTGAAAGAACAGATCAAAAGGGGTGAGTAGGGCCATGCAAATCAAAGCAGAAGAAATTAGCAAGATCATTGAGGATCAAATCCAAAACTACCAGTCTCGAGTCGAGATGAGCGAGACTGGTACCGTCCTGTACGTCGGTGACGGCATCGCCCGTGTCCACGGCGTCGAGAACGCCATGGCCATGGAGCTGCTGGAGTTCCCCGGCGGCGTCATGGGCATGGTCCTCAACCTGGAAGAAGACAACGTCGGTGTCGCGCTGCTCGGCGAAGACACCCAGATCAAGGAAGGCGACACGGTCAAGCGGACCGGTCAGATCTTCTCCGTGCCCGTCGGCGACGGCGTCATGGGCCGCGTTCTGAACCCCCTCGGCCAGCCCATCGACGGACTGGGACCGTTGGAGTCCACCGAACTGCGCCCGGTCGAGCTCAAGGCCCCCGGCATCATCCCCCGGAAGTCGGTCCACGAGCCCTGCTACACCGGCCTCAAGGCCGTCGACGCCATGACCCCGGTCGGCCGCGGCCAGCGCGAGCTGATCATCGGCGACCGTCAGGTCGGCAAGACCGCCATCGGCATCGACGCCATCCTGGCCCAGAAGAACACCGACGTGCACTGCTTCTACGTGGCCATCGGCCAGAAGAAAGCGTCCGTCGCCCTGGTGGCCGACATCCTGCGCAAGCACGGCGCCATGGAATACACCACCATCATCTCCGCCACGGCTTCCGAGCCCGCGCCGCTCCAGTTCATCGCCGCCTACTCCGGCTGCGCCATGGCCGAGTTCTACCGCGACAACGGCAAGCACGCCCTCATCGTCTACGATGACCTTTCCAAGCAGGCTGTCGCTTACCGCCAGATGTCCCTGCTGCTTCGCCGTCCTCCGGGACGTGAGGCTTTCCCCGGCGACGTCTTCTACCTCCACTCCCGCTTGCTGGAGCGTGCCGCGAAGATGGACGACAAGTACGGTGCGGGTTCCCTGACCGCTCTGCCCGTGATCGAGACCCAGGCCGGCGACGTCTCCGCGTACATCCCGACCAACGTCATCTCCATCACCGACGGCCAGATCTACCTGGAGCCGAACCTGTTCAACGCCGGTGTGCGCCCCGCCATCAACGTCGGCCTCTCGGTCTCCCGAGTCGGCGGCGCGGCCCAGATCAAGGCCATGAAGCAGGTCGCCGGTACCCTTCGTCTCGACCTCGCCCAGTACCGCGAGCTGGCCGCCTTCGCCCAGTTCGGTTCCGACCTGGACAAGGCCACCCAGCAGAAGCTGAACCGCGGCGCCCGCATGGTCGAGCTGCTCAAGCAGCCCCAGTACCAGCCCCTGGAAGTCCAGGAGCAGGTGACCTCCATCTTCGCCGGCGCCAAGGGCTACATGGACACCGTGCCCGTCGAGGCCATCCGCAAGTTCGAGGCCGAACTGCTGGAGTTCATGCGCAACTCCAAGGCGTCCATCCTGGCTGAGATCAAGGAAAAGCAGAAGCTTGACGACGATCTGATGAAGAAACTTGGTGAAGCTATCGACGAGTTCAAGAAAGGCTTTCGCGCTTAACCCTGGGAGGTGACTTATGGCATCACTTAGGGACGTACAAAACAAGATCGCCAGCGTCAAAAAGACGAAGCAGATCACCAAGGCCATGAACATGGTGGCCTCGGCGAAGCTGCGCAAGGCGCAGGAGCGGATCGAAAGATTCCGCCCCTACGCTGCGAAGTTCTATGAGATGCTGCGCGAACTGGCCGGCGGGGCCGATCCCTCCGTGCATCCTCTTCTCGAGGTGCGCGAAGAGGTCAAGACCTGCGGCATCGTATTGGCAACCTCCGACCGCGGCCTGTGCGGCAGCTTCAACGCCAACCTGATCAAGGCGGGACTGAAGCTGGCGGCCCAGAAGAAGGCCGAGGGCAAAGAGGTCAAGTTCTACTGCGTCGGCAAAAAGGGCAACGATGCGGTTCGCAAGCTGGAGTATGAAATCGTCAAGGGCTATCGCGATGCGATGGGCAGCTTCGATTTCACGCTCGGCATGGAAGTGGGCAACATGATCATTGATGCCTACATCCAGGGCGAACTCGACGAAGTCCACCTCGTCTACGGCGAGCTCATCAGCATGGGCAGGCAGGAGCCGGTGGCTCTTCCGCTGCTGCCCCTTGCTCCCGAGCAGGCCGTCGCCGAGGAAGCTCCCGCCGCGCAGGAATACATCTACGAGCCTTCGGTCGAGGGCTTGCTGGCCGAACTGCTTCCGCGGTTCATCAAAGTCCAGGTCTATCGT belongs to Paucidesulfovibrio longus DSM 6739 and includes:
- the atpA gene encoding F0F1 ATP synthase subunit alpha; the encoded protein is MQIKAEEISKIIEDQIQNYQSRVEMSETGTVLYVGDGIARVHGVENAMAMELLEFPGGVMGMVLNLEEDNVGVALLGEDTQIKEGDTVKRTGQIFSVPVGDGVMGRVLNPLGQPIDGLGPLESTELRPVELKAPGIIPRKSVHEPCYTGLKAVDAMTPVGRGQRELIIGDRQVGKTAIGIDAILAQKNTDVHCFYVAIGQKKASVALVADILRKHGAMEYTTIISATASEPAPLQFIAAYSGCAMAEFYRDNGKHALIVYDDLSKQAVAYRQMSLLLRRPPGREAFPGDVFYLHSRLLERAAKMDDKYGAGSLTALPVIETQAGDVSAYIPTNVISITDGQIYLEPNLFNAGVRPAINVGLSVSRVGGAAQIKAMKQVAGTLRLDLAQYRELAAFAQFGSDLDKATQQKLNRGARMVELLKQPQYQPLEVQEQVTSIFAGAKGYMDTVPVEAIRKFEAELLEFMRNSKASILAEIKEKQKLDDDLMKKLGEAIDEFKKGFRA
- a CDS encoding F0F1 ATP synthase subunit gamma; translation: MASLRDVQNKIASVKKTKQITKAMNMVASAKLRKAQERIERFRPYAAKFYEMLRELAGGADPSVHPLLEVREEVKTCGIVLATSDRGLCGSFNANLIKAGLKLAAQKKAEGKEVKFYCVGKKGNDAVRKLEYEIVKGYRDAMGSFDFTLGMEVGNMIIDAYIQGELDEVHLVYGELISMGRQEPVALPLLPLAPEQAVAEEAPAAQEYIYEPSVEGLLAELLPRFIKVQVYRGLLDTSASEHAARMAAMDNATKACDDMTLSLTLLFNKTRQAAITTELMDIVGGAEALKG